A region of the Pseudomonas silesiensis genome:
GTTTGCCTGTACCGACGCTCGACTGGACTGAATGGACTGGCGTCTGGCTATTACCTGTTCGATATCGGAATTGACGGTGCGATGCAGATTACGAGTCACCAGCACTGTTTCCCGAAGCCGGTCTTCTTTTTCATATTGGCTTCGCGTCAACTGCTCGGTGGCTTCGCGCACTTGCGAACGGACCATGCCGCCTGAATACAAGGGAATATTAAGTTCAAGTGCGATGCTGCGTTGGGTAATATCATCCCGGTAGTTAGCGCCGCTCGTGACTTCACTGTTGCCTTTGCGATAGGAGACCACCGCATCCAGGGTGGGGGCGAATCCGGCCTTGCGTTGCCGCAAGGTATGTTCCGCCGCGACTACCGAAAATTGGCTGGCTTGCAGATTCAGGTTTTGTTGTACCGCCTGATTGACCCAGGCGTCCGCTTGCCCGGGTGCTGGCGCCACAATGGGCAGCCGGTGCTGGAGACCTTCAATCGCCGAATAGTGTCTGTTGGTCAGACGAGACAAGTCCCCGAACGCATCATGCACCTTGCGCTCCGCCAGCTTGCGGTTGGCGTTGGCATTGTCGTACGCCGCCTTGGCATCCAACAGGTCGGTGATGCTGGCCGCCCCCCTGGCAAGTCGGCCCTGGGCCTGCTGTAGTTGACGCTGCAGAGCGGTTTCCTCTGCCTTGGACGCTGCCACCCTGTCCAGTGCTCGCAAGGTTTCGAAATAAGCTTGTGCCACGTTGAGGATCAGTAATTGTTCTTTTGCCAGCAGCTCGAATTGATCTTTGCTCAGCGTCGCTTGCGTGGCGTCCAGCTGGAACCAGCGATCGGCACGAAACAACGGTTGAATCAAGTTGGCCTGAAGGGTTGAATCATTGCGAGAACGACTTGGAGAAGATCCGGTTTGGGTAACGGCAGCGGAGCGTGCCGAGGAGTTCAGGGTTGGTAATAACCCGGCGCGCGCCTGGGGTACTTTTTCCTTGAGGGATTCATAATGATGCCTGGCGGCCAACAACTGGGCATCACTCATTAACGCTTCTTCATAAACAGACATCAGGTTCGCGCGACCAGCATCTACATCTGCTCGCAGCGAAGATGGAAATAGTGAAAGCAAGACGACAAGTCCGATGATCTTCATCAGTACAATGTGTGCGCTCCAATTTCTAGCCCTCTCCCTCGGCATACTTTGACCCCCACTGGTTAAAACGTTATCTGAGTTGAATCCGTGCGATGGACACAAGGTGTTTCATCTGCTGACAAGATTACCCAGACGCTTGAATTAATGTGAGATACCGACTTCCGAGGCAGTTGTAATACTCATCCGGTAAATGATGATCAATTGGATAGTCACGTATAGGAAAAGTTACAAATGGAGTTTTCCTACAATGTTGAAATATTCGGACTACTTTTGGTTGGGGAAGGTTGGGGGATTGCGACAGGTGCAGTGTGAGTATTCTGGGTATTGAGTTGTTTGTGCCGGCCTCTTCGCTGGCAAGCCAGCTCCCACAGTGTTCTCTATGGAATGCAAATTTTGTGTTCACTGAAACAGTGTCGGAGCGGGTTTGCTCCGGTCGGCGTTCCGACGAAGGCGTCCGACCAGACACAAAAAAACCCGCCGATAATCACTCATCGACGGGTTTTTTATTAACGGCTAACGCTTAGATCGCGCCACGCTGACGCAGCAGGTCCAGCACTTGCTTGACGCTTTCTTCCAGGGACAGCGACTGGGTGTCGACCACGAGGTCGGCGTCCAGCGGCACGTCGTACGGGAAGGAATCGCCCGGGATGTTATCCCCGGCCGCCGCGTACAGGCCTTGCGGATCACGCTCGGCACAGACCGTCGGCGAGGCCTGGACGTAGACCGTCAGCAGACGCTCCTTGCCGATCAGTTCCCGGGCCTGCTCACGACCTTCGGCACTTGGCGCCACGAAGGCTGCCAGGGTCACCAGACCGGCTTCGTTGAACTGACGCGCCACGTGGGCGGCACGACGCCAGTTCTCGGTACGCCCGGCGCGATCCTGTGGCAGACCTTTGTTCAGGTCGTGACGCAGGTTCTGGCCATCGAGTACAAACACCGCACGGCCCATGTCGAACAGCTTACGTTCAACCGCGTAGGCCAGGGTGCTTTTGCCGGCGCCGGACAAACCGCTGAACAGCACGGTGGCCGGTTGCTGGCCGAAGCGCTGGGCGCGTTCTTCGGTGGCGACGTGGGCCAGTTTGCCGTGGTGGGTGCTGCTGCCATGGCTCAACGGCTGAGCGATGATCATGCCAGCGGCGACGGTGCCATTGGTCAGACGATCGATGACGATGAACGAACCGGTGGTGCGGTTGCTCGCGTAACCGTCCAGCGCGATGGCCGCGTCGAGGCTGACCTTGACCCGACCGATCTCGTTCAGTTGCAACGAACTGGCCGGGCCTTCTTCCAGGGTGTTCACGTCAACGCGGTTGACGATGCTGGTGATCGAACCCGGTACGTAACTGGTGGCGCGCTTGATGTCGTATTTCTTGCCCGGCAGCATCGGCTCTTCCGCCATCCACACCAGCATGGCGTCGAAGGCGTCGGTCACTTGCGGCTGGTTGTCGGCGTGCACCAGCAAGTCGCCGCGGGAGATGTCGATCTCGTCTTCCATGGTCAGCGTGACAGCCTGACCGGGACCTGCGTGTTCCAGTTCACCTTCGAAGGTGACGATGGATTTCACGCGGCTGCTCTTGCCCGACGGCAGGACGACGACTTCATCGCCCTTGTGCACGATGCCGCTGGCCAGGGTGCCGGCAAAACCACGGAAGTTCAGGTTCGGACGGTTGACGTACTGCACCGGGAAACGCAGGTCGGTGTAGTTGCGGTCGCTGGCGATTTCGACGGTTTCAAGGATTTCCATCAGCGACTGGCCGGTGTACCACGGCGAGCGCTCGGACTTGTTCACCACGTTGTCGCCTTTCAAGGCCGACATCGGCACGAAGGCCATGGTGCTCGGCTTGAAGGCGATACCGTCGGCGAACTTCAGGTAATCGGCCTTGATCGACTCGAAAACTGTTTCGTCGAAGCCGTTGAGGTCCATCTTGTTGATGGCGACCACGATGTGCTTGATGCCCAGCAACGAGGCGATGAAGCTGTGGCGACGGGTCTGGGTCTGCACGCCGTAGCGGGCGTCGACCAGGATGATCGCCAGGTCACAGGTGGACGCACCGGTGGCCATGTTGCGGGTGTACTGCTCATGGCCGGGGGTGTCGGCGATGATGAACTTGCGCTTGGCGGTGGAGAAATAGCGGTAGGCGACATCGATGGTGATGCCCTGCTCCCGCTCGGCCTGCAGGCCGTCGACCAGCAAGGCCAGGTCGACGTCTTCACCGGTGGTGCCGACTTTTTTCGAGTCGCGGGTGATGGCTTCCAGGTGATCTTCGTAGATCATCTTGGAGTCGTGCAGCAGGCGCCCGATCAGGGTGCTCTTGCCGTCGTCGACGTTGCCACAGGTCAGGAAGCGCAGCATTTCCTTGCGTTCGTGCTGGCCCAGGTAGGCGAGGATGTCCTCGCTGATCAAATCAGATACGTGCGACATGACAACCCCTTAGAAATAACCCTGACGTTTCTTTTCTTCCATCGAGCCTGCGCCATCGTGGTC
Encoded here:
- the cysN gene encoding sulfate adenylyltransferase subunit CysN; the encoded protein is MSHVSDLISEDILAYLGQHERKEMLRFLTCGNVDDGKSTLIGRLLHDSKMIYEDHLEAITRDSKKVGTTGEDVDLALLVDGLQAEREQGITIDVAYRYFSTAKRKFIIADTPGHEQYTRNMATGASTCDLAIILVDARYGVQTQTRRHSFIASLLGIKHIVVAINKMDLNGFDETVFESIKADYLKFADGIAFKPSTMAFVPMSALKGDNVVNKSERSPWYTGQSLMEILETVEIASDRNYTDLRFPVQYVNRPNLNFRGFAGTLASGIVHKGDEVVVLPSGKSSRVKSIVTFEGELEHAGPGQAVTLTMEDEIDISRGDLLVHADNQPQVTDAFDAMLVWMAEEPMLPGKKYDIKRATSYVPGSITSIVNRVDVNTLEEGPASSLQLNEIGRVKVSLDAAIALDGYASNRTTGSFIVIDRLTNGTVAAGMIIAQPLSHGSSTHHGKLAHVATEERAQRFGQQPATVLFSGLSGAGKSTLAYAVERKLFDMGRAVFVLDGQNLRHDLNKGLPQDRAGRTENWRRAAHVARQFNEAGLVTLAAFVAPSAEGREQARELIGKERLLTVYVQASPTVCAERDPQGLYAAAGDNIPGDSFPYDVPLDADLVVDTQSLSLEESVKQVLDLLRQRGAI
- a CDS encoding TolC family outer membrane protein, with product MMKIIGLVVLLSLFPSSLRADVDAGRANLMSVYEEALMSDAQLLAARHHYESLKEKVPQARAGLLPTLNSSARSAAVTQTGSSPSRSRNDSTLQANLIQPLFRADRWFQLDATQATLSKDQFELLAKEQLLILNVAQAYFETLRALDRVAASKAEETALQRQLQQAQGRLARGAASITDLLDAKAAYDNANANRKLAERKVHDAFGDLSRLTNRHYSAIEGLQHRLPIVAPAPGQADAWVNQAVQQNLNLQASQFSVVAAEHTLRQRKAGFAPTLDAVVSYRKGNSEVTSGANYRDDITQRSIALELNIPLYSGGMVRSQVREATEQLTRSQYEKEDRLRETVLVTRNLHRTVNSDIEQVIARRQSIQSSRASVQANQVGWEMGSRNFADVLNAQRQLYNVVREYNNARYDYIINTLKLKQAAGLLSPDDLVSLNSYLSGNYDFEQDFLPPDSPART